TGCTAAAGCTAAAACTCTTGGAAGTATTGCAACTCTTAACGAGAGCTAGCATTCAGCACGGTTAAACCAACCACTTCGTCTCCTTGACCGTATCGAATCACAATATCATCATCTGTCAATTCTGTATCATCGCTAGATTGGGGCGGGTTATAAAAATCAATATAGAGGACATCTGCTTCTGCATCATAAAGTAAGGAAAAAGGACGCCTAGGCAACTCTTGAAGCAAAGGAATAAACTTGAGATAACTTAATGCTTCTTGGGTTAAGGCCATATTTGTCTCCTCTTATTCAGTGAATTGAAACGACGAGTTGGGAAGGCTGTAATAATAAAGCCATCATTATCGTCTATTTCTCTATACACAACCACTAACACTTTAGCTTGAGCCAAAGTCCGAACTGCCATCAGTGCGCCTTCATTCGCATCAAGAATCCGTTCTGGATCAGCAATTGTTTTCAGAACAAATTCTTTTTGATTGTTCAAACCTTGGTGTCTTTGAGTGATATGTTCCCATCTTTCTTCTGGTAAACGAATAGTTACACCGTTTTTAGAAATTGTTGTTTGAGTCACGCAATTTAAAGATGAAGTTCAGGCACTGAAGTTTTCCTTATTAATACCATTTTCAAAAAGTCAGGTTACATTAGATCCCCCCTTCGCCCCCCTTAGTAAGGGGGGTTGGGGGGATCGGTATGTAGCACCAATTGTTCAAAATGGTATGAGAGGATAGGGTAGTCCTAAACAACTAAGGACGCATTGTAGCGGTGGACAAAGTATCAATTTAAGTCTACTTTTAATCGCGCCACACTTTTGCTTTCTCTGCGCGATGCTCTTCCGGTGCCGGCTTGCGCCATCGGATGTAGGGATGAGAGAGAAGCGCGATCTCAATCAGTTTAATGACTGAAGCAACTTACCAGTTTCAGCATTGTTTGCAGAAAAAGCGATGGTGCCTTGCTGACCAACGGTCAAAGATTACGCCTTCCTAAACGGAAGGCGTAATCTTTGACTTTCATATTTTTTGAGAATTTTCGCGATCGCGCTACACTTTTTGCTTTCTCTGTGCGATGCGTCTCCGGCGCCTGAATCGAAAATTCAATCACCTTTGGAAACCACTACGCCAATCTAATCTCAATTTTTAGTGTTAATTTTTTACCCGCGCGACGGCTTTTTCGTAAGCCGGATCATGTTCAGCAAAGCTAATCACTAAAACTCGTCGAGGAGAAGGCTTTTCATAAATCCGATACACTAACCGATAAAATACTTGATTCCAATCAATTTCGAGAGCGCGATATCCTCTTAATTTTCCTTTCAAAGCATGATTGGGAAACCCACCACAGTTATAAGGATCAGTCTGTAACAGTGGTTTATAATGCTCCCAAAATTGATTAACCAGAAATGTTGATAACTCTTTCAAATCTTCAACCACCACAGAGGGATGAGTTTGCAAAATATATTTACTCCCCACGAACCTCACTCACTGTTTTAACCTGCCATCCTTCTCGTTTGAGTTGTTTGACTTCTTCCGATGAAATATCTTGATCATCAATAATCGTTATCCATTGCGTGGCATCATCAGGATCAAGAGAATCAATCCGTTGTAAGGCTTTTCCTTCTGCTGAATCTGGGTTGAGATAGGTCGTTTCACCCTCAATTTCAAAGGGAATTCCTGCTTCACTTTTGGGGTTAGAGGTAGACATAATTAAGAGTTTTTCCTCCGTTGACTGCTTATATTTTAGCCAATTCGCAATTTCCGCGCCTTTACTCTTCATGGCGGTTTGAGCCAAGTTTTTAATTGCGCGATCAAGTTTACGAAAAAAGTGATCATTTCTTATATTAACCCGCGTGATCGGGGTT
This genomic window from Cyanobacteria bacterium GSL.Bin1 contains:
- a CDS encoding DUF2283 domain-containing protein, with amino-acid sequence MALTQEALSYLKFIPLLQELPRRPFSLLYDAEADVLYIDFYNPPQSSDDTELTDDDIVIRYGQGDEVVGLTVLNASSR